The genomic DNA GCCCCGCCGAAGGATCTCGTCGATGCCATGGCGCGCCAGATGAAGGCCGAGCGCGAGAAACGCGCGCAGGTGCTCGAAGCCGAAGGCGCCAGAAACGCCCAGATCCTGCGCGCCGAAGGCGCCAAGCAGTCGGCGATCCTGCAGGCCGAGGGCCAGCGCGAAGCGGCGTTTCGTGACGCCGAAGCGCGCGAGCGCCTGGCCGAGGCAGAGGCGAAGGCAACCAAGATGGTCTCCGAGGCCATTGCGGCCGGCGACGTGCAGGCGATCAACTACTTCGTCGCCCAGAAGTACACCGAGGCACTCGCCTCGATCGGCACCGCCAACAACCAGAAGATCGTGCTGATGCCGATGGAAGCTTCCGCGCTGATCGGTTCACTCGGTGGCATCGGCGCCATCGCCAAGGAAGTCTTTGGCGACAGCCAGACGGCGCCAGCGACCCGCCCGCGCCAGTCGACGCCGCGCACCACGCCGGCTTTCCCGACCGATCCCGCGCAAGGGAAGTAGACGATGATCGAACGCGCCATTCAAGAACTCGGGCCCTGGAGCTGGTGGGTTCTGGGCTTCGTGCTTCTCGCCGCCGAGCTCATCGCCCCCGGCGTGTTCCTGATCTGGATCGGTGTCGCCGCCTTGGCAGTCGGCATCCTCTCCCTCATGCTTTGGGAGGTCGGCTTCTGGACGTGGCAGGTCCAGCTCGTGCTGTTCGCGCTGCTCTCGGTGGCGGCCGTTCTCCTTGGCCGCCGCTTCGTTCTCTCCACATCCGAGACCACCGACGAGCCGCTTTTGAACCAGCGCGCCGAAAGCCTCGTCGGCCGCACCGCGGTCCTGGAAAAACCGATCGCCGAAGGCCGAGGGCGCATCCGGCTCGACGACACGTTCTGGGTCGTTGAGGGACCGGACCTGCCGGCCGGTACAAGAGTGCGCGTCGTTTCCACCCACGGCCGCAACCTGACCGTCGAAAGTGTAACCGCAAGCGGCTGATGCCACGACGTTTTTTCCGTTTGGAAACGATTGATTAACCACGTCGCTTTACGGTTGCGAAAGGATTGCAATCAGGCTCGTGGACAAACGGCATATGGTGCCAGGCTCATCTCGCTCGATCAAAGGAGGCGCGCGGCGTTCGACGTCGCTGGCGTTGCTGCTGGCCGGCACGGCGATGCTTGCCCCCGCATCCTTGAACGCCCAGACCGCCACGACCGCTCCCGCCACCGCTCCGACGACGACCACCTATGGCGCGGGCACAGCGCCTTCAGCCGTTCCGGCCGCGACGCCCGCAATCACCGATCCGCAGACCACCGGCGCCGTCAGCGCTGACGACCCGACCCCGGCCTCTAACGAGGATTACCTTCGCCTGAACCAGCGCGAGCCGACGATCGACGGTCTGCGGTTGCGGACCGACAACCCCGAATACGATCGCGCCCCGGGCATCCGAATCGGCACCTTCACGCTGCGCCCCAGCGTCAGCGAGACCATCAACCACGAATGGCGCAAGGACGGCGACACCAAGACCAACCGCGGCTATCTCGAAACCGGAATCCGCGGCACCTTGACCTCGGACTGGTCGCGGCATCAGCTGACCGTCACCGGCGAAGGCGTGTTGCAGAACAACATCTCCGGCGAGGGCGAGGAAGAGCCCCGCGCCAATGTCGATGCGGAACTGCGGCTCGATCTCTGGGACGAAACGATCGCCCGTCTGCGCGCCGGCTACAGTTTCGAGCGCGAGGACGCCGACGACCCGAACGCGATCTCCAACGCCAAAAACCAGTCCGCGGTCAACACCTACCGCCTCGGCGCGGCCGTTGAGCGTGATTTCGGTCTGATCCGCGGCTCGGTCGGCATCGATTTCGACCGGCGCACCTATGGTGATGTCGAACTCGAAAACGGCACGAACCTTTCGGTCAAGTATCGAAACCGCAACACCGGTGTGCTCACGGCCCGCGTCGGCTACGAACTGTCGCCGGCATTGATCCCGTTCCTCGAAGCCTCCGTCGGCAAGTCGCTCTACGATCTGCGCGAAGATCCGCTCGGTTTCGAACGCTCCTATCAGACCTATGCCGCACGCGGCGGTATCGAGCTCGACCTCGGCGAGAAACTCTATGGCGAGCTCGGCCTCGGCTACGAAACCTACAATTTCGAGGATGAACGGCTTGGCGAACTCCGCGGCCTGTCGGTCGATGGCCGCCTCAACTGGTCGCCGCAACGCGGCACCGACGTGCTCTTCGCCGTGTCGACCGACCTCAACCCGTCAACGACGCCCGGCGACGCTGGTTCGATCGACTACAACCTCACCAACATCATCACCCACCAGATGCGCTCGGATCTCGTCGCGCGCCTGACGAATAGCCTGACGCTGCGCAACTACCCCTCGAACGCCCGCTCGTCGGACGAGACCACCTGGCGCACCGGCGCCGGCCTCACCTACGACATCAACCGCTACCTGGCGCTGACGGGCGACGTCAGCTACGAGCGCACCACCCGCGATCAGGGCGACACCACCGACATCACCCGCGTCGGCGTCGGGTTGACGCTGCGCCGCTGAGGCAATCCCATTATCCAGATAAAAAAAGGCCGCGCCCGATGGACGCGGCCTTTCTTGCCTTCGAGAAGAGAAAGCCGATTACTTCAGGCTGCCGAGCAGGCTCTTCAGCGGGCCTTCGACGGTCGGACGGATATCGCCACGCTCGAGCGCGAAGGCGACGTTGGCCAGGATGAAGCCGTCCTTGGCGCCACAGTCGTAGGTATCGCCACGGAAGTGGTAAGCGGCGAACTGCTGGTTGTCGGAAAGCTTGAGCATGCCGTCGGTCAGCTGGATCTCGTTGCCGGCGCCGCGCTCCTGCTTTTCGAGAATCGGGAAGATCTCCGGCTGCAGGATGTAGCGGCCGTTGATGAAGAAGTTGGAGGGGGCAGTGCCCGGTGCTGGCTTCTCGACCATCTTGGTGATCTTGAAACCTTCGCCGACCTTGTCGCCGACGCCGACGATGCCGTATTTGTGCGCCTGGTCCGGCGCGCATTCCTCAACCGCGATGACGTTGCCGCCGCTCTGCTCATAGAGCTCGACCATGCCCTTCAGGCAGCCCTTCTCACCCTTCATGATCATGTCGGGCAGGAGCAGCGCGAAGGGCTCGTTGCCGACGAGTTCACGGGCGCACCAGACCGCGTGGCCAAGGCCGAGCGGCGCCTGCTGGCGGGTGAAGCTGGTGGTGCCGGCCTTCGGCAGGATGCCGTCGAGCAGCGCGATCTCGGCCTTCTTGTTGCGCTCGCGCAGCGTCTGGTCGAGCTCGACCTGAATGTCGAAATAGTCCTCGATGACAGCCTTGCTGCGTCCGGTCACGAAGATCAGATGCTCGATCCCGGCTTCCAGCGCTTCGTCGACCACATATTGAATGACCGGCTTGTCCACCACCGTCAGCATTTCCTTCGGCACGGCCTTGGTCGCCGGCAGGAAACGGGTGCCCAGTCCTGCGACCGGGAACACGGCTTTGCGGACTTTACGCTTGTCGGTCATCGATACCTCCTTGAAAGGATTTCACTCATAACTCTTGCCGAATGGTCCTGGACGTCAATCCGTCCCGAACCATACAGCGCTCCGTAATGGAGCCGCAATCTCTATGCCGTCAGCTGAACACAGCATGAACCGACGAAACAAATGCATATGCGAACTCCACGACCAAGGCTTGACATTTTCTGTGGCCGAAGACGCCACCACATTTTCATGGTAAAGGGTTTGTTGACCACGTTTCTGTAGATTCGTTGCAATCCGGCAATGCAACAAGCGCGGCCGGATCCGAAACAGGAGCCGCCGACGACTGCCCCCACCGTCCAGGCTGGCCCCAGACTGCCACCTTGCGGAGTGATTCGGGCCATGACGGCCGAAGCTCCGCAGAGAAACGGAACCGACAGCTGATGATCAGAAACCGCAGGACGTTTTTCCGTCATATCGCAGCCGCCCTCGTCCTATCCGCCGCCACGCTCGGCACCGCACCTGCGCGCGCCGATACCGGGTTCCAGAACTGGATCAACGAGTTTTACGCGACCGCCGCCCAGGCCGGCATCACCAAGTCAACCTACCGCCAGGCCTTTGCCGGCGTAAAGTCGCCCGACCAGACGGTGATCGACAAGGCCAACTACCAGCCGGAGTTCAAGCACAAGATCTGGGAATATATCGATTCCCGCGTGAACCCCTACACCAAGCGCGTCGGCCAGGAGATGGCGACCAAGCACGCCCGCACGCTGAACGCGCTGGAGAAACACTTCGGCGTCGACAAGACCATTCTTCTGGCCATCTGGTCGATGGAGTCCAACTACGGCGCAGTGCTGGAGAAGGATGACCGCCTGCACTACGTGCCGCGCGCGCTGGCAACCCTTGCCTATGCGGATCCGAAGCGGTCGAACTATGCCAAGAAGCAGCTGATCGCAGCACTCAAGATCCTGCAGAAGGGCGACATCACGCCGCGCGAGCTGACCGGCTCCTGGGCGGGTGCCATGGGCCACACCCAGTTCATCCCGACGAGCTACCTGCTCTATGCAGTCGATGCGGATGGAAACGGTCACCGCGACATCTGGAACTCCGTGCCGGACGCGCTGGCGACCGCCGCCAACCTCCTGAAGAAGAATGGCTGGCAACCGGGCGAGACCTGGGGCTACGAGGTCGCCCCGCCGGCAAATGCCGCGAAATATTCCGGCCAGACGAAGACGCTCAAGGAATGGGCGTCGCTCGGTTTTGCCCGGCCGAACGGCAAGGGCTTCCGCAACGGCAGCACCCGCGCCGAACTCAAGCTGCCGAGCGGGGGCCAGGGCCCCGGCTTCCTGATGACCAAGAACTTCTTCGTCATCAAGCGCTACAACGCCTCGGACAGCTACGCGCTTGGCGTCGGCCTGCTCGCCGACCAGATCGCCGGCTACCAGGGCATGCAGCAGCGCTGGCCGCGTCCGGACGGTTCGCTTGATATCAGCGAGAAGTTCGAGCTGCAGAACCGGCTGAAGGAGCTCGGCTACTACAGCGGCGAAGTCGACGGCAATTTCGGCTCCGGCTCCAAGGCCGCGATCCAGGCGTTCCAGTCGAAGAACGGACTGGCGCCGGACGGAGAGCCGACCCAGATGCTGCTGCGGGCGCTCCGCAACTAGCAGGTTCGAAACGGTTTCGCGATCTGAGTATCCGTGAGATACAATAGGGCAAGCGCGCTGCACCCCGTGCGGCGCGCTGAAACTTTTGCGCGGCAAGGCCGCCCGAATACGCGATGAACGGGGCAGAAAGCAGATGATCAGCAAACGCCGCAGGCAAGTTGGCCGAACGCCGTTCGGGATTGCGACGATCTGCATCGCCCTTGTGGCGATGCTCACCGTCAGCCTTTTTGCGAGCTTTGCCGAAGCGCAGGAACGGGTGCAGCGGCGCACTCTGTTCCAGATGCTTTTCGGCGGGCTGACCCGCGAACGGCCGACCTATGCAGATCGCGACTATTATCCCGAACAACCGCGCCCGAAGCGCCAGCGCCAGCCGCAGCAGCGACAGAAGGGCCAGGGCCAACAGAAGCAGAAGCCGAAGGTCGCCGACACCCCTGCCCCGGCGCCGGTGGTGGTGGAGAAAGCGCCAGATGCCAAGAAGGTGCTCGTCGTCGGCGACTTCATGGCCGGCAGCCTCGGCGACGGCTTGAAGACCGCCTTCGAGATGACGCCCGGCATCACCATCGAGACGCGGGCGAACGGCTCGTCCGGCCTCGTGCGCGAGGACTATTTCAATTGGCCGGGCACGCTGCCGGGCTATGTCGGCGACGTGAAGCCGTCGGTCATCATCATCAGCCTCGGCGCCAACGATCGCCAGCAGATGCAGATCGGCAGCACCAAGGAGAAGTTCCGCTCCGACCTTTGGACGGAAGAATATCGCAAGCGTGTCAACGCGCTGGCAGCCCTTGCGCGCAAGGAAAAGCTGCCGGTTCTCTGGGTCGGCATGCCGCCGTTCCAGTCGGCCGCGATGACCGCCGACATGGTCACCTTCAACGGCATCTATCGCGAGGAGATCGAGAAGGTCGGCGGACAGTTCGTCGACATCTGGGACGGCTTCGTCGATGAGGGCGGCAAGTTCGTTCTGACCGGCTCCGATATCAACGGCCAGCAGGTGCGCCTGCGCGGCGCCGACGGCGTCAACCTCACCAAGGCCGGCAAGCGCAAGCTTGCCTTCTACGTCGAGAAGGACATCCGTCGGCTGCTCGGCGATGCCGCCGCCACCGACAAGAACGTGCCGGGCGCCGACGAGCTCAAGGACCTGGTGGT from Ensifer adhaerens includes the following:
- a CDS encoding SPFH domain-containing protein, with the translated sequence MGGMDIVVIGFVVLIILVLFMGIKTVPQGYRYTIERFGRYTKTLEPGLNLIVPFIDRIGAKMNVMEQVLDVPTQEVITKDNASVSADAVAFYQILNAAQAAYQVAHLENAILNLTMTNIRSVMGSMDLDELLSNRDTINDRLLHVVDEAASPWGIKITRIEIKDIAPPKDLVDAMARQMKAEREKRAQVLEAEGARNAQILRAEGAKQSAILQAEGQREAAFRDAEARERLAEAEAKATKMVSEAIAAGDVQAINYFVAQKYTEALASIGTANNQKIVLMPMEASALIGSLGGIGAIAKEVFGDSQTAPATRPRQSTPRTTPAFPTDPAQGK
- a CDS encoding NfeD family protein, with protein sequence MIERAIQELGPWSWWVLGFVLLAAELIAPGVFLIWIGVAALAVGILSLMLWEVGFWTWQVQLVLFALLSVAAVLLGRRFVLSTSETTDEPLLNQRAESLVGRTAVLEKPIAEGRGRIRLDDTFWVVEGPDLPAGTRVRVVSTHGRNLTVESVTASG
- a CDS encoding outer membrane beta-barrel protein, which codes for MVPGSSRSIKGGARRSTSLALLLAGTAMLAPASLNAQTATTAPATAPTTTTYGAGTAPSAVPAATPAITDPQTTGAVSADDPTPASNEDYLRLNQREPTIDGLRLRTDNPEYDRAPGIRIGTFTLRPSVSETINHEWRKDGDTKTNRGYLETGIRGTLTSDWSRHQLTVTGEGVLQNNISGEGEEEPRANVDAELRLDLWDETIARLRAGYSFEREDADDPNAISNAKNQSAVNTYRLGAAVERDFGLIRGSVGIDFDRRTYGDVELENGTNLSVKYRNRNTGVLTARVGYELSPALIPFLEASVGKSLYDLREDPLGFERSYQTYAARGGIELDLGEKLYGELGLGYETYNFEDERLGELRGLSVDGRLNWSPQRGTDVLFAVSTDLNPSTTPGDAGSIDYNLTNIITHQMRSDLVARLTNSLTLRNYPSNARSSDETTWRTGAGLTYDINRYLALTGDVSYERTTRDQGDTTDITRVGVGLTLRR
- the galU gene encoding UTP--glucose-1-phosphate uridylyltransferase GalU — encoded protein: MTDKRKVRKAVFPVAGLGTRFLPATKAVPKEMLTVVDKPVIQYVVDEALEAGIEHLIFVTGRSKAVIEDYFDIQVELDQTLRERNKKAEIALLDGILPKAGTTSFTRQQAPLGLGHAVWCARELVGNEPFALLLPDMIMKGEKGCLKGMVELYEQSGGNVIAVEECAPDQAHKYGIVGVGDKVGEGFKITKMVEKPAPGTAPSNFFINGRYILQPEIFPILEKQERGAGNEIQLTDGMLKLSDNQQFAAYHFRGDTYDCGAKDGFILANVAFALERGDIRPTVEGPLKSLLGSLK
- a CDS encoding lytic murein transglycosylase is translated as MIRNRRTFFRHIAAALVLSAATLGTAPARADTGFQNWINEFYATAAQAGITKSTYRQAFAGVKSPDQTVIDKANYQPEFKHKIWEYIDSRVNPYTKRVGQEMATKHARTLNALEKHFGVDKTILLAIWSMESNYGAVLEKDDRLHYVPRALATLAYADPKRSNYAKKQLIAALKILQKGDITPRELTGSWAGAMGHTQFIPTSYLLYAVDADGNGHRDIWNSVPDALATAANLLKKNGWQPGETWGYEVAPPANAAKYSGQTKTLKEWASLGFARPNGKGFRNGSTRAELKLPSGGQGPGFLMTKNFFVIKRYNASDSYALGVGLLADQIAGYQGMQQRWPRPDGSLDISEKFELQNRLKELGYYSGEVDGNFGSGSKAAIQAFQSKNGLAPDGEPTQMLLRALRN
- a CDS encoding DUF459 domain-containing protein is translated as MISKRRRQVGRTPFGIATICIALVAMLTVSLFASFAEAQERVQRRTLFQMLFGGLTRERPTYADRDYYPEQPRPKRQRQPQQRQKGQGQQKQKPKVADTPAPAPVVVEKAPDAKKVLVVGDFMAGSLGDGLKTAFEMTPGITIETRANGSSGLVREDYFNWPGTLPGYVGDVKPSVIIISLGANDRQQMQIGSTKEKFRSDLWTEEYRKRVNALAALARKEKLPVLWVGMPPFQSAAMTADMVTFNGIYREEIEKVGGQFVDIWDGFVDEGGKFVLTGSDINGQQVRLRGADGVNLTKAGKRKLAFYVEKDIRRLLGDAAATDKNVPGADELKDLVVTAPLGNEDIVKTQPIGLTDPALDGAASLLGSAAPDKGNGKSPRDLLVGKGDVAAAPAGRVDDFRLSKPNTVISKPVIRN